CCCGCAAAAGCACAACCGAAGGCACTCCGCAGACCATTACATCAGTCAAACTGTTGTAACCTCCGTAAATAACCGCGCTACGCGAATTACGCAGATCATCCAGAAATTGCGGACCGACCTGCTCAAAGCGGACATTCACCAACCCACTGAATCCATTTACAGCCGCAGCAGCACCTGATTCGCGCAGGTTCATATAAATTTTCCACTCACCGTAACCCTTATCAATCCTGCCGAGAGCCTGTGCCAGCTTATCCAGAAGCACAGCTGTCCCTTCTCCGGACCACGGAATTGATATGACCCCGGCCAGCTTATTCCTCTTAACATCCCCATTTCCCAGACAATGTAATTCGGACAACCGCGAAACATAACCTGCTTCATGAGGTGCTACTCCGTAATGGGACTCCAGTCGTTCCAATTCTGATTTCCCGGCTACGGTTGAATCTCCATACCAGACAATATTGGAATAGCTGCCGGAAAAAACATCCACAGAAAGCTCAGACCAAACCTTGCCCACCTCGCCCACAACAGCACGGATACCCAGAACACGGACGGTTTCCGGAGAGACAGTGTGCGAAGGCAGCAATTCTTTATGCTTGCCCTGCGGGGTATGGTCGGCAAGAAAAACCTTCGGCCTGTATGCATCTACAATATCCCGGATATTGCGTGCCCGGAGTTCACCAAGCAGCTTGTCATCAATATTGGAATCACCTTTCACACCCGACGACTTACCTGAAGTCACATTTGTCTTATATGACGGCAACTTGATCCAATCCAACAGACCATCCCCGATAAGTTCGGCAGTTGCGGCACACCCGGTAACCAGCAGCACTGACAAACCGGGATACAGACGGCGCAAGGCAAGTCCAATTCCCACACTTCGGCTGACATGCCCCAGCCCCCTGCCATCGTGGGCATAAATCAAAACATCTAAATTTGAATCCATCAAACAACCTTAAAAGTAATAAAAGACAAATATTTCAAAAGAATAAAAACTATTTCCCATATCAATAAAAATTAAGAAAAGGGATTGCTTCCAGTCAAAAAAAATAATAGAAATCAGTACGCATGTAATCGCCGGGAATAAGGATTTACATCTATTATCCTTTCCGCTAGATATGCCAACGGCTACAGCGATGCAAGAATATTCCGTAAATGGCGGATGAGTTTAACCCCTGAGAATCGGTACGATAAATGGACAAGACTTACAACATCTTAATGTACTCCCACGACACATACGGTCTTGGGCACATCCGTCGTACGATGGCTATTGCATCGCAACTGAAATGCAGAGGGGTTAACATCCTCATCCTTACCGGCTCCCCTATTGTGGGCCGCTTTGAATTTCCCGAACAAATCGATTTCGTACGTGTACCCGGCATGATAAAGCGGTCCAACGACCTCTATGTGCCCCACTCCATCAAAATCGAACCTGTTCATGCCATGTCCATCCGCCAGTCCATAATTGATGCCACGGCAAAAAGCTTCCGCCCGGACCTGTTCATTGTTGATAAGGCCCCCAAAGGAATGAAGCATGAGATCATGCCCACCCTTGAGTGGATGAAACAGATCGGCCAGACCCGGACCATCCTCGGCCTGCGCGACATCATGGACGATTCAGAAAGCACCATTCAGGACTGGACCGACAAAGGCATCTACGATGTGCTGGAAAACCTCTATTCGGAAATATGGGTCTACGGACATCAGGAATATTACGATCCCATCAAGGAATACCAAATCCCCGAATCCATCAGCAAAAAAATGGTTTTTACCGGATACATTCCCCGTAAAATCCACAGCCGCTCCTGCCCGGAAAAAAGGAAAAACGGCAAAAAGCTGGTAGTCATAACAGCCGGAGGCGGCGGTGACGGATACCCTATGATGGACGCCTACCTGAAAGCACTTGAAAAATACAATCCGCAGCATTTCAGGACTGTAATGGTTACCGGCCCGTTCATGTCCAAGGAACAACGCCTTGATCTTTCCAAAAGGGCAAAGAATCTTTCGGTAACTTTTTACCATTTTTACAGAAGGATGGAAAAACTGTTCAGCAATGCCGACCTTGTGGTCAGCATGGGCGGTTACAACACCATCTGCGAAATTCTTTCACACAAGCAGGTCAGCCTGATCGTTCCCCGCGAAACCCCGCGCCTTGAGCAGACCATCCGGGCCGACGTACTGAAAAAACAGAATCTGGCCGATTTTCTGCCCTGGCACCAGCTCGGACCTGACACAATCATGGAAAAGGTCAATCATCTGCTGGACAACTCCCACTCCATTCGGGAAGCCGTTAAAAACTTCAACTTCACCGGCCTTGAGGTCATGCATGACCGCGTAGGCTACTTTAAAGACAACTGCTGATGACTGATATTAAAAAGCCCGTCCTTGCGATGATTCTCAAGGGCTACCCGCGTATTTCCGAGACATTTATTTCCAATGAAATCAGACTCCTCGAACAGAGAGGCGTCAAGATTCACATCATCTCCATGCGTAAGCCGCGGGAGAGCTTCACCCACAAATCCATCTCTGAAATCAAGGCCGAGGTATCTTACCTGCCTTCCACAATAGAAGGCTGCCTTGAAGAACTTTTCGGTTCCACTGATATGGATGCCGGACTCAAAGACCCGCGTTACGGCGAGGATAAAGAATTCACTGACCGGATCGACAAAATCTGGAATGTCTACCGCGAAACCGGAAGCGAAGCATCATTCAAGCACATGCTGCAGGGTGAATACATTGTGGAAAAAATTCTGCCCGGCTCGGATATTTTCCACTTCCACGCCCATTTCGCCCACTCCCCATGCTCAGTGGCAAGAAACGCCAGCCGTTTGTCCGGGTTGCCCTTCAGTTTTACTGCCCACGCCAAGGACATCTACACCCAGAAGCCGGAAAAGATCACCGCCAAGATTTCCGAAGCAAAATTCGCAGTAACCTGTACCGGATACAACTGCGACTACCTGCAGTCCATCGCCCCGGAAGGCAAACCAATCCACAAGGTCTACCACGGCATTGACCTGAACCTGTTCAGTTCCGACAAGGAATTTACCTGTTCCGGTCCGTATGAAATTTTCACCGTGGCCCGCTTCACCACCAAGAAAGGTCTGCCCACAGTCTTCAATGCCCTCAAAAGACTTGAAGAAAAAGGCGTAGACTTCAATTACAATATAATTGGAGAGGGTGATGAACGTGAAGAGACCTTAAAACTGCTGGATAAACTGGAGCTGAACGGCCGCTGCAACTGGCTGGGAGCCAAACCCCACGAAGAAGTGCTGGAGCATTACCGCAAGGCCGACCTATTCGTCCTCGGCTGCGAAATCGCGCCCAACGGTGACCGTGACGGCATCCCCAACGTGCTGGCCGAATCCATGGCCATGTCCGTACCTGTTGTTGCCACCACTGTTTCCGGCATCCCGGAACTCATCGAGAACGACAAGACCGGGCTACTGGTTGAACCCGGAAATTCCGATTCCATGGCCGATGCCATGGAGCGCATGCTCACCGACCAGGAACTGCGCAAAAACCTGATCCCGGCTGCAAAAGAACGGGTGCATGAAATTTTCGACAACCGCTACTGGATTAACAAGCTGGCGGATGTTTATGAGCAATACGGAATAAAGGCATAAGACTGCCTCCGGCGGCCCTTCGGGGACCAAAGAACCCTTTTGAAAAAGGGTTCTCTGGACTCTCCTAAAACTTTTATTAAGCTTCGCTGGTTAAAATCTTAGCTCGTTGCTGTATAAAAACAGGGAGTCACGCAGATGCGAATAGCCTTTTTCGCACCCCATAAGCCTATTGATCACCCTCTTCCTTCAGGGGATTTGATCATAGGAAAAACGCTGCATGATTTTCTGAAAGCTCAGGGCCACGAACTGCTGATTGCCAGCAAATTCAGACTGCGCCATATCACAAATAAGCCATATAAATGGCCTGCATTATATTTTGAATTCAAACGTACCCTGAAGCGGGTACAGCAATTCAAACCAGACCTCTGGCTAACCTACCACAGCTACTACAAATCCCCGGACCTGCTGGGACCGTATATCTCCGAAAAGCTGGGCATCCCCTACGTCATCTATCAAGGTGTATTCGCCACAAAATACCGCCGCAACTACAAGACATGGCCGGGCTACATGGCAAATAAACATGGACTGCTCCATGCGGACCATGTCTTTGCCAATAAGCAAAAAGACTTCCACAACCTTGCACGAATCGTTTTGTCCGAAAAACTATCACGCACTTATGCGGGCATCGAACCGGACAAATTCAGTTATTGCCCGCAGGGTGCTGAAGAGATACGTATAAAAAACAAGCTGAACGGCAGGAAAGTCATTTTAAGTGCTGCCATGCTCCGTGAGGACGTTAAGGCGAAGAGCATTACTGACCTGATCAATGCATTCGCGCCGCTGGCAGCTGAATCTCCGGATGCCGCGCTGCTTATTGCCGGGGACGGCGAGGCCCGTTTGCGTCTGGAGAAGCTGGCTGCTGAAAAAGCCGGAGACAGCATAATTTTCCTTGGTCAGGTCAGACGGGAAGACCTTTACAAGTATTACAGCGCGGCTGATATTTTCGCCTATCCGGGCATCAACGAAGCTCTGGGCATGGTCTATCTGGAAGCACAATGCGCAGGACTGCCCATTGTGGCCTATTCGACTCAGGGGCCTAATGAAGCTGTCCTCCCCGGAAAAACCGGACTTCTTTCTCAGGAAGGAGATATCGCAGCCCTGACCGAGAACCTGAACAGGCTTCTTGATAACGACAAACTGCGTGGACAAATGTCAAAGGCCGGGCCAAAGCACGTTAAGGACACTTTCGACCTGAACAAAAACCTTCAGGAAGTTGAACAAAAGCTGATCAGCATCAGCAGCCGGAGATATTGATGAAATCCGTTAAAATTGCATTTATCCGCCACTCAGTGACAGAATGGAATGAAGCGGGACGCATTCAGGGGCACTTTGACTCTCCGCTGACCGAGTATGGACGCGAACTTGCAGCCGGATGGCGCAATGTGCTTGAGCCTGAAACCTTTGATGCTGTACTGACCAGCGACCTTGGCCGCACAATCGAAACCGCAAATATCATCACCGAAGGTCTTAAACTGCCCATGCTGCACCTGCCCGGATTACGGGAACAGGACTGGGGAGAATGGTCCGGGCTGACCACGGCAGAGCTGCATGAAAAATTTCCCGGTAAACTTGATAAAGAGGTCGCCAGGGGCTGGAATTTCACTCCCAACGCAGGCGAAAACCGCATTGATTGTGCAGCAAGAAGCATCAAAGCCCTTGAAGACGGCATTGCCGAAATCATCCGTAATGTAGATAAGGATGAAATCAAAATTCTGGCCGTGGCCCACGAAGGCACCATGAAAACCGTCATCTACAAACTTCTCGACCACGATTTCATGCCTGAAAAGAAAAAACGGATAAAAAAACGCAGGCTGCACTGGCTGAACTGGAACGGCGAACTTTCCATTGAAAGGTTGAATGAGAAACTATGAAAATAATTCACTACTGCCAGCATGTTCTGGGCATGGGCCATTTTTTCCGTTCCCTTGAGATTGCCAGGGGGCTGGACCGGGAAGAAATCATTTTCGTGGCCGGGGGAGAACGACCGGATCAACCGCTGCCGGACAATGTAGAATACCGCCAGCTGCCCGGTCTGTGCATGAATGAACAGTTCGGCGGACTGATGCCCACTGATCCGGGCCGTGAACTTGAAGAGGTAAAAAAAGAACGTAGCGCAACCCTGCTCAAAATCTTTGCCGAAGAAAAACCGGATGTATTCCTGATCGAACTTTTTCCTTTCGGACGCAAGGCTTTCCGCTTTGAACTGCTGCCCGTACTTGATGCAATCCGTGAAGGCAGATTCGGTGATGTAAAGGTTGTATGCTCCCTGCGGGACATTCTTGTGGAACGCGATGACGGCGGCAAACATGAAGCCCGGGTTGTAAAATACCTGAACAAATATTTCGATTTGCTGCTCATTCACTCAGACCCGAAGATCGCTGCGCTGAATGAAACATTCCAAGCTTTCGATAAAATTGAAATTCCCTGCGAATACACAGGCTTCGCTGCCCGCAAGCCAGCTAAAAATGTGCGCGATGCAATCCGTACCGACCAGCGGGTGAGCAAAGACGAAAAGCTGCTCATTGCCAGTGCAGGAGGCGGCAAAGTGGGCGGCCCACTTATGGAATCGGTACTTGAATCCTTCATCAGCCTGAACGCACCGGAAAGCAAATTACTCATGCTGACCGGGCCGTTTCTGAATGCCGAGAAATTTGATGCTTTATGCGCCACTGCGAAAACACATGAGAACATCACCATTCAACGTTTTGCAGCAGATTTCACCGACCTGCTCACTGCCGGTGATGCAATGATTTCCATGGCCGGATACAACACCTGCATGGATATCCTGACCTCAAACATCCCGGCAGCGGTACTACCCTTCGCATTCAACCACGAGCAGCGCACCCGTGCGGAAAAACTGGCAAAATATATCCCGCTGGAAATTCTGGATTCAAATTCGGACATGTCTGCGATAATCCAATCCCTGCTGAAACGCGAGCGCACAACAGCCGATCACACCATTAATCTGCAAGGTGCGCAGAATTCTGCTGCATCAATCAGGAAATTAAGGAAAATATAATGGGTCACAGACCTGTCTCAGCAATCTGGAAAAATAACATATCATCCCTCACCGAATCCTTCGATATCTGGTGGGATGAATTTGTTACCCACATCCCGCAGCAGGGTTGTGATGTATTTTTCCGTGCTGATGATATCGGTTATCCGGGCTGGCAGTTCTCGGCAATGATCGAAGCTTTCAAGAAGCACAACACCCCGCTGGCCCTCGCAGTTGTTCCCGCATGGTTCAACGAACAACGCCGGGATGCTTTATTTTCTGAGCTGGATCCCGACCTCAATTTATGGTGTCTGCATCAGCATGGCTATCGGCATATGGATCATAAGACAGAGCGCAAAAAATTCGAGTTCGGTCCTTCGCGCGAAAAAAGCGTTATCTCAAGCGAACTGGCCCGGGGCAAAGAGAAGCTGTCCCACCTGCTGGGCGATCATTTCAGCCCGCTCTTTACTCCCCCGTGGAACCGCTGTTCCGCCGAAACAATGCAATCCCTTGTTGAACTGGGCTTTGCTGCCATTTCCCGCAGCACCAATGTCAAACCGCAGCCTCCGCAAGAACTGCCGGACATCCCGGTCAATATCGATCTGCATACTGTTAAAACCACTTCTCCTGTTGAAGGCTTAAAAACACTGCAAGATTTAATGATTGAGGGAGTCAAATCAGGCCGTGCCGGATTCATGCTCCATCATCAGCGCATGAACAAAACCTCTCAGCTTTTCCTTCATTACCTGCTCGGTAAAATAAATGAAACACCCGGCCTTCACGTCAAAGATATCCGGGAATTACTTTCATGACCGTTTTGTAATCAAATTCACCTCATTGTAATGCAATAAGCCTGCATTTCACTATATATCCTTCGAAAAAGAAATTTATAAAAGCGAAGTAGCGGCAGAGTTTGCATTTTCCCTTTGCATTTCAGCCCGTTTCAGTTATTTATAAATAGCTGTTCGCTAATTATTCTTCCATGATTCACGGGGTCGAATCATGGCTTGCAGATACGTTCATATCTACCGAGCAAAACATGTCAAAAAAGAAAATTCCATTTCAAAATCAGGATGACCAACCCGATATTGCAGCTTTGGTGGTCCTGCCCTTTAAAAAATCCTTTGAAATCAGCCTGAAAAGCCTGAAATCTAGATTCCTGCGCAACATGGTCACTGTAACCAGCCTTATTCTGGCGGTATCCTTTCTGGCCTATGTTCTTGTGGGGGCTGATATTTCAAGTGGTCTGTATCATTCCGGCGATCCGGAACTGGTCAAAACACTCGATAAATCCGGCTATGTTCCCGGTGGCAGTGCCAAAGACCGCTGGATTGTCATCCTTTCCCTGCTGGTCTGCACCGTGGGGATCGTCAATGCCCAGCTCATGGCGGTAACCGAACGTTTCCGGGAAATCGGCACCATGAAATGCCTCGGCGCGCTGGACAGCTTTGTGCTGCGTCTTTTTCTGCTTGAGGCATCCATGCAGGGCACTACCGGAGCACTGCTCGGCGCCATCTTCGGAGCGGCCATCGCCGTACTTGTGGGCATGCTCCGTTTCGGGCTTGATGCCGTGACCATGCTGCCTCCTGCTGAGGTAGGTCTTTCATTGCTCTATTCTGTAGGAGTTGGATTCGGGCTGACCCTGCTGGGCGTACTTTACCCCGCATTCATTGCCGCCCGCATGCGGCCCATTGAAGCCATGCGCACGGAAGAATAATTTTAGAGACGAATAATTTTCAAAAGAACAACAACTTAAATTAAGATAAAAGGCGAAAGTTATGGCCGACCAGCACACCATCGTCCGGGTATCCGGAGTCAAACGAAATTTCAAACTCGGCAGCACTGACGTTCAGGCCCTGAAAGGCGTGGACCTTGAAATTTATGCCGGGGAATACCTTTCCATCATGGGCCCCTCCGGGTCCGGTAAATCCACCCTCTTCAACATGATCGGCGGACTGGATAAGCCTTCCGAAGGCAAGGTCTATATTGATGAAGTGGACATCGCCCAGCTGGACGCCTTTGAACTTGCCTGGCTGCGTAACCGCAAAATCGGTTACATTTTCCAGACCTTCAACCTCATCCAGGTCATGACCGCGCTGGAAAACATCACCCTGCCCATGATTTTCGCCGGAGTACATAATGACGCCGCAGTAGCCAAGGGCATTGAACTGCTCGATCTGGTGGGGCTGGACAAACGCTACAACCACAAGCCGCAGGAACTTTCCGGCGGACAGCAGCAGCGTGTGGCCATTGCCCGTTCGCTGGCCAATGACCCGGCAATCATCCTCGCGGACGAACCCACCGGTAACCTCGACCTCTCCACCGGGGAAGAAATCATCAAGCTCATGAACGAGCTGAGCAAGGAACGCGGGGTGACCATCATCACCGCAACACACGACTATAAAATGCT
This genomic window from Desulfovibrio sp. JC010 contains:
- a CDS encoding glycosyltransferase family protein, which produces MDKTYNILMYSHDTYGLGHIRRTMAIASQLKCRGVNILILTGSPIVGRFEFPEQIDFVRVPGMIKRSNDLYVPHSIKIEPVHAMSIRQSIIDATAKSFRPDLFIVDKAPKGMKHEIMPTLEWMKQIGQTRTILGLRDIMDDSESTIQDWTDKGIYDVLENLYSEIWVYGHQEYYDPIKEYQIPESISKKMVFTGYIPRKIHSRSCPEKRKNGKKLVVITAGGGGDGYPMMDAYLKALEKYNPQHFRTVMVTGPFMSKEQRLDLSKRAKNLSVTFYHFYRRMEKLFSNADLVVSMGGYNTICEILSHKQVSLIVPRETPRLEQTIRADVLKKQNLADFLPWHQLGPDTIMEKVNHLLDNSHSIREAVKNFNFTGLEVMHDRVGYFKDNC
- a CDS encoding glycosyltransferase family 4 protein codes for the protein MTDIKKPVLAMILKGYPRISETFISNEIRLLEQRGVKIHIISMRKPRESFTHKSISEIKAEVSYLPSTIEGCLEELFGSTDMDAGLKDPRYGEDKEFTDRIDKIWNVYRETGSEASFKHMLQGEYIVEKILPGSDIFHFHAHFAHSPCSVARNASRLSGLPFSFTAHAKDIYTQKPEKITAKISEAKFAVTCTGYNCDYLQSIAPEGKPIHKVYHGIDLNLFSSDKEFTCSGPYEIFTVARFTTKKGLPTVFNALKRLEEKGVDFNYNIIGEGDEREETLKLLDKLELNGRCNWLGAKPHEEVLEHYRKADLFVLGCEIAPNGDRDGIPNVLAESMAMSVPVVATTVSGIPELIENDKTGLLVEPGNSDSMADAMERMLTDQELRKNLIPAAKERVHEIFDNRYWINKLADVYEQYGIKA
- a CDS encoding glycosyltransferase family 4 protein; translation: MRIAFFAPHKPIDHPLPSGDLIIGKTLHDFLKAQGHELLIASKFRLRHITNKPYKWPALYFEFKRTLKRVQQFKPDLWLTYHSYYKSPDLLGPYISEKLGIPYVIYQGVFATKYRRNYKTWPGYMANKHGLLHADHVFANKQKDFHNLARIVLSEKLSRTYAGIEPDKFSYCPQGAEEIRIKNKLNGRKVILSAAMLREDVKAKSITDLINAFAPLAAESPDAALLIAGDGEARLRLEKLAAEKAGDSIIFLGQVRREDLYKYYSAADIFAYPGINEALGMVYLEAQCAGLPIVAYSTQGPNEAVLPGKTGLLSQEGDIAALTENLNRLLDNDKLRGQMSKAGPKHVKDTFDLNKNLQEVEQKLISISSRRY
- a CDS encoding histidine phosphatase family protein, whose translation is MKSVKIAFIRHSVTEWNEAGRIQGHFDSPLTEYGRELAAGWRNVLEPETFDAVLTSDLGRTIETANIITEGLKLPMLHLPGLREQDWGEWSGLTTAELHEKFPGKLDKEVARGWNFTPNAGENRIDCAARSIKALEDGIAEIIRNVDKDEIKILAVAHEGTMKTVIYKLLDHDFMPEKKKRIKKRRLHWLNWNGELSIERLNEKL
- a CDS encoding glycosyltransferase family protein is translated as MKIIHYCQHVLGMGHFFRSLEIARGLDREEIIFVAGGERPDQPLPDNVEYRQLPGLCMNEQFGGLMPTDPGRELEEVKKERSATLLKIFAEEKPDVFLIELFPFGRKAFRFELLPVLDAIREGRFGDVKVVCSLRDILVERDDGGKHEARVVKYLNKYFDLLLIHSDPKIAALNETFQAFDKIEIPCEYTGFAARKPAKNVRDAIRTDQRVSKDEKLLIASAGGGKVGGPLMESVLESFISLNAPESKLLMLTGPFLNAEKFDALCATAKTHENITIQRFAADFTDLLTAGDAMISMAGYNTCMDILTSNIPAAVLPFAFNHEQRTRAEKLAKYIPLEILDSNSDMSAIIQSLLKRERTTADHTINLQGAQNSAASIRKLRKI
- a CDS encoding polysaccharide deacetylase family protein is translated as MGHRPVSAIWKNNISSLTESFDIWWDEFVTHIPQQGCDVFFRADDIGYPGWQFSAMIEAFKKHNTPLALAVVPAWFNEQRRDALFSELDPDLNLWCLHQHGYRHMDHKTERKKFEFGPSREKSVISSELARGKEKLSHLLGDHFSPLFTPPWNRCSAETMQSLVELGFAAISRSTNVKPQPPQELPDIPVNIDLHTVKTTSPVEGLKTLQDLMIEGVKSGRAGFMLHHQRMNKTSQLFLHYLLGKINETPGLHVKDIRELLS
- a CDS encoding ABC transporter permease translates to MSKKKIPFQNQDDQPDIAALVVLPFKKSFEISLKSLKSRFLRNMVTVTSLILAVSFLAYVLVGADISSGLYHSGDPELVKTLDKSGYVPGGSAKDRWIVILSLLVCTVGIVNAQLMAVTERFREIGTMKCLGALDSFVLRLFLLEASMQGTTGALLGAIFGAAIAVLVGMLRFGLDAVTMLPPAEVGLSLLYSVGVGFGLTLLGVLYPAFIAARMRPIEAMRTEE
- a CDS encoding ABC transporter ATP-binding protein, whose translation is MADQHTIVRVSGVKRNFKLGSTDVQALKGVDLEIYAGEYLSIMGPSGSGKSTLFNMIGGLDKPSEGKVYIDEVDIAQLDAFELAWLRNRKIGYIFQTFNLIQVMTALENITLPMIFAGVHNDAAVAKGIELLDLVGLDKRYNHKPQELSGGQQQRVAIARSLANDPAIILADEPTGNLDLSTGEEIIKLMNELSKERGVTIITATHDYKMLNASDRVVWIEDGLIKKIEDRDQLNIDVGCIRMA